From a region of the Streptomyces tirandamycinicus genome:
- a CDS encoding oligosaccharide flippase family protein, which yields MKHADADCVPAVGARSALRWLRWNCSGSAVLLVLQLAYTMYTGRTVTPSAFGAYAIALTVIQLLGYVSNGGLATYVLRAGVLTRPAVHAAWRLGTACGILCFLVVQTTAPLIGTLWHMPEMTPLLRLLGCQFLVQPAATVVIATLRRTGRARTAVTCELAGQASGIAAGVTLIALGWNPLGLAAAQPAAATVTLALVTLRVSARPVLPPGAPVRARQLLVPSGFLAGFGLLEFASTSSPTWMAGHLFGAGATGAYSRAAYFVGLPSQVLFQGLNSAATPLLAERRASDRLVGGRAAEYVVCAASAATFVGFGALCGLGPAALGLLLGPGWELATALVPLTAAGAGMALLCRSGMIIDQTRHASRAVLTTQLTVLSTTFAGIGIAVMEQSLVLLAGAVAVGQTAGHLVQLGGWHRAGLLHTGAALRMHAIHALIGGGLGAAAALGGSGRSPAAAIGYGLACMLPVVVLCALFRRWIPLYAVASAAGILRSPGGPRAGPELTGEGARLAAAAHDDVKDISRA from the coding sequence GTGAAACACGCTGACGCCGACTGTGTCCCCGCGGTCGGAGCCCGGTCCGCTCTCCGCTGGCTGAGGTGGAACTGCTCCGGCTCCGCCGTCCTCCTGGTGCTCCAGCTCGCGTACACCATGTACACCGGGCGAACGGTGACGCCCAGTGCGTTCGGTGCGTACGCCATCGCGCTCACCGTGATCCAGTTGCTCGGGTACGTGTCCAACGGGGGACTGGCCACCTACGTACTGCGGGCCGGAGTGCTGACGCGGCCCGCCGTGCACGCTGCCTGGCGGCTCGGGACCGCCTGCGGGATCCTCTGTTTCCTCGTGGTGCAGACGACCGCCCCGCTGATCGGCACGCTGTGGCACATGCCCGAAATGACGCCGCTGCTCCGCCTGCTGGGCTGCCAGTTCCTCGTACAGCCGGCCGCCACGGTCGTGATCGCCACCCTGCGTCGCACCGGGCGGGCCCGCACGGCGGTCACCTGTGAACTCGCAGGCCAGGCGAGCGGCATCGCCGCCGGCGTGACACTGATCGCCCTCGGCTGGAATCCCCTCGGGCTGGCCGCCGCGCAGCCCGCGGCGGCGACCGTCACCCTGGCACTCGTCACACTCAGGGTCTCCGCCCGGCCCGTGCTGCCCCCCGGCGCACCGGTCAGGGCGCGACAACTCCTTGTGCCTTCGGGCTTTCTGGCCGGCTTCGGGCTCCTGGAATTCGCCAGCACCAGTTCGCCGACGTGGATGGCCGGGCACTTGTTCGGGGCGGGAGCCACCGGAGCCTACTCCCGCGCCGCCTACTTCGTCGGTCTTCCTTCCCAGGTCCTCTTCCAGGGCCTCAACTCGGCGGCCACTCCGCTGCTCGCCGAACGGCGGGCCTCGGACCGCCTCGTGGGCGGCCGTGCGGCGGAGTACGTCGTGTGCGCCGCATCGGCCGCCACCTTCGTCGGCTTCGGGGCACTGTGCGGGCTCGGACCCGCTGCGCTCGGACTGCTGCTCGGTCCGGGCTGGGAGCTCGCCACCGCCCTGGTGCCACTGACCGCGGCAGGCGCCGGCATGGCGCTGCTGTGCCGGTCGGGGATGATCATCGACCAGACCAGGCACGCGAGCAGGGCAGTGCTGACGACACAACTGACGGTGCTGTCGACCACGTTCGCGGGGATCGGCATCGCGGTCATGGAACAGAGCCTCGTCCTGCTCGCCGGCGCGGTGGCCGTCGGGCAGACGGCCGGACATCTGGTGCAGCTCGGCGGCTGGCACCGGGCCGGCCTGCTGCACACAGGGGCGGCGCTGCGCATGCACGCGATCCATGCGCTCATCGGCGGCGGACTGGGTGCTGCGGCCGCACTGGGGGGTTCCGGCCGGTCCCCGGCAGCCGCGATCGGCTACGGACTCGCTTGCATGCTGCCGGTCGTCGTGCTCTGTGCGCTCTTTCGCCGCTGGATCCCGCTCTACGCGGTGGCCTCTGCGGCCGGGATCCTGCGTTCTCCGGGAGGGCCTCGTGCCGGCCCCGAACTTACCGGAGAAGGGGCCCGGCTCGCAGCCGCGGCCCATGACGATGTGAAAGACATCTCACGTGCCTAA
- a CDS encoding glycosyltransferase family 4 protein produces the protein MLSAQSARRRVVVVQPYIADYRTSFFDHLQARLARERVDLEVLHGPAPAHQAVGKDAASCACATQVPTRLLHAPGGRSLLWRRVQHRAACADLVVLEQALQNLEAYPLLLRQPRRRTAKGAPTVAFWGHGRTYTKPPRRLEEALKGALTRRGSWFFAYTDGGAAHVASRGFPRDRITVVRNSVDTTQLVAARARAVRPGTAEFTETAQLRKRYGLAEGRTALFLGVLDAPKRIPFLLDCADRIAAELPGFRLLVAGDGADRHLVDAAASRPGSPVIAIGHTSGPSAAPLGAVSDIMLMPGRVGLCAVDSFALRTPVVTTSWPWHAPEFEYLADGRNALVTPDDPAAYAGAVTALLHDRARLQALRTACQDDASAYTSQGMAARFCDGLLQAME, from the coding sequence GTGCTGAGCGCTCAGAGCGCCCGGCGCCGCGTGGTCGTGGTGCAGCCGTATATCGCCGACTACCGCACGTCCTTCTTCGACCACCTGCAGGCGCGCCTGGCCCGCGAGCGCGTGGATCTCGAGGTGCTGCACGGGCCCGCGCCCGCGCACCAGGCCGTCGGCAAGGACGCCGCGTCCTGCGCCTGCGCGACTCAGGTCCCCACCCGCCTCCTGCACGCGCCCGGCGGACGGTCCCTGCTCTGGCGCCGGGTGCAGCACCGGGCGGCCTGTGCCGACCTCGTCGTGCTGGAGCAGGCGCTGCAGAACCTGGAGGCATACCCCCTGCTACTGCGGCAGCCGAGGCGACGGACGGCCAAGGGGGCCCCCACGGTGGCCTTCTGGGGCCATGGCCGGACCTACACCAAACCGCCGAGGCGTCTCGAGGAGGCCCTGAAGGGCGCGCTGACCCGGCGGGGTTCCTGGTTCTTCGCCTACACCGACGGCGGCGCGGCACACGTCGCCTCCCGGGGATTCCCCCGCGACCGGATCACCGTGGTACGCAACTCCGTCGACACCACACAGCTCGTGGCCGCGCGCGCCCGGGCAGTGCGGCCGGGGACGGCGGAGTTCACCGAGACCGCGCAGTTGCGCAAGCGGTACGGCCTGGCCGAAGGACGCACCGCCTTGTTCCTGGGCGTGCTGGACGCGCCCAAGCGGATCCCGTTCCTGCTGGACTGTGCCGACCGCATCGCCGCCGAACTCCCGGGCTTCAGGCTCCTGGTGGCGGGCGACGGCGCCGACAGGCACCTGGTCGACGCCGCCGCCTCCCGGCCCGGCAGCCCGGTGATCGCCATCGGCCACACGAGCGGGCCGAGCGCCGCGCCGCTCGGGGCGGTCAGCGACATCATGCTGATGCCGGGCCGGGTCGGGCTCTGCGCGGTGGACTCCTTCGCCCTGCGCACCCCCGTCGTCACCACAAGCTGGCCCTGGCACGCCCCCGAGTTCGAGTACCTGGCCGACGGCCGCAACGCGCTGGTCACACCGGACGACCCCGCCGCCTACGCCGGCGCCGTGACCGCGCTGCTGCACGACCGGGCACGGCTTCAGGCCCTGCGCACGGCCTGCCAGGACGACGCCTCGGCGTACACGTCGCAGGGGATGGCGGCGCGTTTTTGCGACGGGCTGCTGCAGGCGATGGAATGA
- a CDS encoding class I SAM-dependent methyltransferase: protein MPHPGFFVHRLPVGPVIPDRDALLLEFCAGRRVLHIGCADSPLTEERLDDGSILHARLLKTASAVLGADIDAEGIELLRNRLGGEYTVMNVADPADRSVAAAFKPDVVLAGDVIEHVRDAASFLRGIADLMREVGNGAELILSTPNGLAVKGIVNTMRGWESIHPDHVYVFTPASLARLVSDCGLQPSRWLFYHVFGPGKRVRERIMRAVFRAAAKLRPAFSEGLVLVCKAPSF from the coding sequence ATGCCACATCCCGGATTCTTCGTCCATCGTCTGCCCGTCGGGCCGGTCATTCCCGACCGGGACGCGCTCCTGCTCGAATTCTGCGCCGGGCGCCGGGTGCTGCACATCGGCTGTGCCGACTCACCGCTGACCGAGGAAAGGCTGGACGACGGCTCGATCCTCCACGCACGGCTGCTGAAGACCGCCTCCGCGGTGCTCGGGGCGGACATCGATGCCGAGGGAATCGAACTCCTGCGGAACCGGCTGGGCGGGGAGTACACCGTCATGAACGTCGCCGACCCGGCCGACAGGTCCGTTGCCGCCGCGTTCAAGCCCGACGTCGTCCTGGCAGGCGACGTCATCGAGCACGTACGGGACGCGGCCTCGTTCCTCCGTGGTATCGCGGACCTGATGCGGGAGGTGGGAAACGGGGCCGAGTTGATTCTCTCGACTCCCAACGGGCTCGCGGTCAAGGGGATTGTCAACACCATGAGGGGGTGGGAAAGCATTCACCCGGATCACGTGTACGTATTCACCCCAGCTTCTTTGGCCCGCCTGGTCTCGGACTGCGGACTGCAGCCGAGCCGGTGGCTCTTCTACCACGTTTTCGGCCCGGGGAAGAGAGTCCGGGAACGTATTATGCGGGCCGTCTTTCGTGCCGCCGCCAAATTGCGCCCGGCATTTTCCGAGGGTCTGGTTCTCGTCTGCAAGGCACCCTCGTTCTGA
- a CDS encoding glycosyltransferase family 4 protein, which yields MHIGFAGPVDLATLRSHLPEGVPAVYAFPYTGWLVRTWLEQGHRVTVYALSAELSECRVYGDGDPLRIVAVPQRHRARHRARDFFLFERRGLARAMREHPADVISAHWTYEFALAATDTGLPSCVTAHDAPLRAAWEMRSAFRWMRHSLALPAVHRATTLSAVSPYTVRHLRRCLGVRRHVEVIPNGVLLDSLPRAGAPRHHGEPVFASALQGWGRLKNGIGLLQAFRQVRDRLPAARLLMCGAGFGPGGPAENWAVGKGLHRGVEFAGPTAHPLLLQRLAREADVLVHPSRAENLPLTILEAMAVGVPVVAGGRSGGVPWVLDDGRAGVLTDVEDPAVLASDMTELFRDHERRVLLAERARKRVEGSFRLQDVARAYVDWFRTAC from the coding sequence ATGCACATCGGCTTTGCCGGCCCCGTGGATCTCGCGACGCTCCGCAGCCACCTGCCGGAGGGAGTCCCGGCTGTCTACGCCTTTCCGTACACGGGCTGGCTGGTGCGGACGTGGCTGGAACAGGGGCACCGCGTGACCGTCTACGCCCTGAGCGCCGAGCTGAGCGAGTGCCGCGTGTACGGTGACGGCGATCCGCTGCGGATCGTCGCCGTGCCGCAGCGCCACAGGGCCAGGCATCGTGCGCGCGACTTCTTCCTCTTCGAGCGCCGGGGACTGGCCAGGGCCATGCGCGAGCACCCCGCCGATGTGATCAGCGCCCACTGGACCTACGAGTTCGCACTCGCGGCGACGGACACCGGACTGCCCTCCTGCGTCACCGCGCACGACGCCCCCCTCCGCGCGGCCTGGGAGATGCGGAGTGCCTTTCGCTGGATGCGCCACAGCCTGGCCCTGCCCGCCGTACACCGGGCGACCACCCTCAGCGCCGTCAGTCCGTACACGGTCCGGCACCTGCGTCGGTGTCTCGGGGTGCGGCGGCATGTCGAGGTGATCCCCAACGGCGTGCTGCTCGACTCCCTGCCCCGCGCCGGGGCTCCTCGTCACCATGGAGAACCGGTGTTCGCGTCGGCGCTGCAGGGCTGGGGCCGGCTGAAGAACGGAATCGGGCTGCTCCAGGCCTTCCGGCAAGTGCGCGATCGCCTTCCCGCAGCGCGGCTGCTGATGTGCGGCGCGGGATTCGGACCGGGCGGGCCCGCCGAGAACTGGGCCGTCGGGAAGGGTCTGCACCGAGGGGTGGAGTTCGCCGGCCCCACCGCCCATCCCCTCCTGCTCCAGCGCCTTGCTCGGGAAGCCGACGTCCTTGTGCACCCGTCCCGCGCGGAGAACCTCCCCCTGACCATCCTCGAGGCGATGGCGGTCGGGGTTCCGGTCGTGGCGGGTGGCCGCAGCGGAGGCGTCCCCTGGGTCCTCGACGACGGCCGGGCCGGCGTTCTGACGGACGTCGAGGACCCCGCGGTTCTGGCCTCGGACATGACGGAGCTGTTCCGGGACCACGAGCGCCGGGTGCTGCTCGCCGAGCGGGCCAGGAAGCGTGTCGAAGGCAGCTTCCGGCTCCAGGACGTGGCCCGTGCCTACGTCGACTGGTTCCGCACGGCCTGCTGA